In the Candidatus Mycosynbacter amalyticus genome, one interval contains:
- a CDS encoding DedA family protein, whose product MLHNLLDPVYWLTFGYVGLAVIVFAESGLLAGFFLPGDTLLITAGILASQGHLNIFLTLVIVVVAAIVGDSVGYFIGSKVGPKLFTRPDSRFFSQKNLHEAHAFFEKYGAQSIIFARFVPIVRTFIPTIAGVSKLSYKKFLTYNVLGGTLWGLVVTLLGYTLGRIIPNMDHYILPVVIVVMVVSFIPAVVHLQKRKHAKTTEVTND is encoded by the coding sequence GTGCTGCATAATTTACTCGACCCGGTGTACTGGCTGACATTTGGCTATGTTGGGCTTGCCGTGATTGTGTTTGCCGAATCGGGGTTACTAGCTGGTTTTTTCTTGCCGGGTGATACACTACTGATTACTGCTGGCATACTTGCGTCGCAAGGACATCTCAATATCTTTCTGACGCTAGTGATCGTTGTTGTCGCGGCAATCGTTGGTGATAGCGTCGGCTATTTTATCGGCTCAAAAGTTGGACCGAAACTGTTTACGCGACCGGACTCACGCTTTTTCTCGCAAAAGAACCTGCACGAAGCCCATGCGTTCTTTGAAAAGTACGGTGCGCAGTCGATTATCTTTGCGCGGTTTGTGCCGATCGTGCGTACGTTCATACCGACAATCGCTGGTGTGAGCAAACTGTCATACAAAAAGTTCCTGACCTATAACGTGCTTGGCGGTACGCTGTGGGGCTTGGTGGTGACACTGCTTGGCTATACGCTTGGCCGTATCATTCCGAATATGGATCACTATATTTTGCCAGTTGTGATTGTCGTTATGGTCGTGTCCTTTATTCCAGCCGTCGTCCATTTGCAAAAACGCAAACACGCAAAGACAACGGAGGTGACTAATGATTGA
- a CDS encoding COG4705 family protein, whose amino-acid sequence MAVEHHRTAHRVAWQTVTKVPQIAAIFWVVKLLTTALGEAAADYSVVVINPYIAVIGGFLLLLVALTLQFRAKEYRPATYWFAVAMVAVFGTMAADVLHIQFGVPYVVSTIFFAVSMLVMFGLWYKVEGTLSIHSIHTPRREAFYWLTIMATFALGTAAGDMTAMTLNLGYFDSILLFGVLIAIPAVAYWLFNANAILTFWCAYVLTRPLGASVADWLGKPHSIGGMGYGDSLVTLVLTTLLVIAVGYLAVSHGDSQRRIASKSH is encoded by the coding sequence ATGGCTGTAGAGCATCACCGTACCGCTCATCGCGTTGCCTGGCAAACTGTCACAAAAGTACCGCAGATCGCGGCGATCTTTTGGGTAGTCAAACTGCTCACAACTGCGCTTGGCGAGGCTGCCGCAGATTATTCAGTGGTGGTTATCAATCCGTATATTGCCGTGATTGGTGGCTTTTTGTTGCTACTGGTAGCGCTGACGCTTCAGTTCAGGGCGAAAGAGTATAGACCGGCGACCTATTGGTTTGCTGTCGCTATGGTAGCGGTGTTTGGCACGATGGCGGCTGACGTGCTACATATTCAGTTCGGTGTTCCGTACGTTGTTTCGACGATCTTTTTTGCGGTGAGTATGCTGGTGATGTTCGGGCTGTGGTACAAAGTTGAGGGAACACTATCAATCCATAGTATTCACACGCCACGACGTGAAGCGTTCTACTGGCTGACGATCATGGCAACCTTTGCGCTCGGTACGGCTGCCGGTGATATGACGGCGATGACGCTCAACCTTGGGTACTTCGATTCTATCCTCCTGTTTGGCGTACTGATCGCTATTCCGGCAGTTGCATACTGGCTATTTAATGCCAATGCTATCCTCACATTTTGGTGCGCCTATGTGCTAACACGGCCACTTGGCGCATCGGTGGCTGACTGGCTCGGCAAGCCGCATAGCATCGGCGGTATGGGCTACGGTGATAGTCTAGTGACATTGGTACTGACGACCCTGCTTGTCATCGCGGTCGGCTATTTGGCGGTGTCGCACGGAGATAGCCAGCGACGCATAGCAAGTAAATCGCACTAG
- a CDS encoding phosphatase PAP2 family protein — translation MIDGLIVFVAQYLFFVLPLLAAIIFFRLPSGERKKYFISLAIGGICAFILAKLAGLVITDPRPFVSEHLVPLFSHAPDNGFPSDHTTFGTTLAFISFFYARKWGLVMIPVAILIGAARVFAHVHHWSDILGGIAVGLIAATIAVSLTIIVAKNLSRRHNGGEVHVL, via the coding sequence ATGATTGATGGGCTGATCGTTTTTGTAGCGCAGTATCTCTTTTTTGTGCTGCCACTCCTCGCTGCGATCATCTTTTTTCGCTTGCCAAGCGGTGAGCGCAAAAAGTATTTCATATCACTAGCGATCGGTGGCATCTGCGCGTTTATCCTCGCCAAGCTTGCGGGGCTAGTAATTACCGACCCACGCCCATTTGTGAGTGAGCATCTTGTGCCGCTGTTTTCGCACGCACCGGACAACGGCTTTCCATCAGATCATACGACGTTTGGTACGACGCTGGCGTTCATCAGCTTTTTCTATGCTCGTAAGTGGGGGCTAGTGATGATTCCAGTAGCTATTCTGATCGGTGCTGCCCGCGTATTTGCTCATGTCCATCACTGGTCTGACATTCTTGGTGGTATTGCCGTCGGGCTGATTGCTGCAACGATAGCCGTATCTCTCACTATCATAGTAGCCAAAAATCTGTCTCGACGACACAATGGAGGAGAAGTTCATGTCTTATAG
- a CDS encoding response regulator transcription factor, producing MRLLVVEDEARIAEAIKRALELHHYAVDIVHDADSGLTAAAHPDYDMVILDRMLPGNNDGIGIAQELRNQGVDTPIIMLTALGEVDDRVVGLQAGADDYLQKPFAMKELIARVQTLFRRPRYTLGTTLKIDDLQYDPVTFQATRSGKQLSLSNKEIKLLEYMLYNQGQVISKDKIITHVWDEDALIVPNTVEVYMGYLRKKIDANFPDRPPLIHTVRGFGYQLGVIA from the coding sequence ATGCGCCTACTTGTCGTTGAAGATGAAGCCCGTATTGCTGAAGCTATAAAACGCGCCCTTGAACTGCATCACTATGCAGTCGATATTGTGCATGATGCAGATAGTGGTCTTACTGCTGCAGCCCATCCAGACTATGATATGGTCATTCTTGATCGCATGTTGCCTGGGAATAACGACGGTATTGGCATAGCCCAGGAATTACGTAACCAAGGTGTCGATACGCCGATCATTATGTTGACTGCACTAGGTGAAGTTGATGATCGGGTAGTCGGCTTGCAAGCCGGTGCTGATGACTATCTGCAGAAGCCGTTTGCCATGAAAGAACTGATTGCTCGCGTACAAACACTGTTTCGTCGACCTCGCTACACACTTGGCACGACACTGAAAATCGATGACCTGCAATATGACCCTGTGACATTTCAAGCTACACGCAGCGGTAAGCAGCTGTCGCTCTCGAACAAGGAAATAAAATTGCTGGAGTATATGCTTTACAATCAGGGTCAAGTGATAAGCAAAGACAAGATTATCACTCATGTCTGGGACGAAGATGCGCTGATCGTGCCTAATACTGTCGAGGTATACATGGGCTATCTTCGCAAAAAGATAGACGCTAATTTCCCCGACAGGCCACCACTTATACATACGGTTCGAGGGTTTGGTTATCAGCTAGGAGTAATCGCCTAA